A single window of Streptomyces griseoviridis DNA harbors:
- a CDS encoding DUF3000 domain-containing protein, translating into MAAAQGRLSDNRKDGMGEDEGPGDGTAPPAFRTAVEALRTARPRPQIEIEPTRAPQRLAPYAYALEATVVDGDEDLADGRLVLLHDPAGHDAWQGSFRLVTLVRAELEPEMAADPLLPEVCWSWLTGALSGRGLAYGEPSGTVTRASSHYFGGLSERQATSQIEIRASWTPREGSGGVPDTAGHLMSWCDLLTQIGGVPPAGPGDASVVTLPQRRGPQSR; encoded by the coding sequence ATGGCTGCGGCACAGGGACGACTGTCGGACAACCGAAAGGACGGCATGGGGGAGGACGAAGGACCCGGAGACGGTACGGCACCGCCCGCGTTCAGGACCGCGGTGGAGGCGTTGCGGACGGCGCGGCCGCGGCCCCAGATCGAGATCGAGCCGACCCGCGCCCCCCAGCGCCTCGCGCCGTACGCGTACGCGCTGGAGGCGACCGTCGTGGACGGCGACGAGGATCTGGCGGACGGCCGGCTGGTGCTGCTGCACGATCCGGCCGGGCACGACGCCTGGCAGGGCTCCTTCCGGCTGGTGACGCTGGTGCGCGCGGAGCTGGAGCCGGAGATGGCCGCCGATCCGCTGCTGCCCGAGGTCTGCTGGTCGTGGCTGACCGGCGCGCTCTCGGGGCGCGGTCTGGCGTACGGGGAGCCGAGCGGCACGGTCACCCGGGCGAGTTCGCACTACTTCGGCGGGCTCTCGGAGCGCCAGGCGACCTCGCAGATCGAGATCCGGGCCTCCTGGACGCCGCGGGAGGGGTCCGGCGGGGTCCCTGACACGGCGGGGCACCTGATGTCCTGGTGCGACCTGCTGACGCAGATCGGCGGGGTGCCGCCGGCCGGTCCCGGGGACGCGTCGGTCGTCACGCTGCCCCAGCGGCGGGGACCTCAGTCGCGGTGA
- a CDS encoding ribonuclease D gives MTDAQETAADSSLRTAGGAPPDGGSSDSGTPDPAPGPEPTPLLEPREGIPPVVADADALAEVIAAFAAGTGPVAVDAERASGYRYGQRAYLVQLRRAGAGTALIDPVGCPDLSGLGAALDGVEWVLHAATQDLPCLREIGMVPTRLFDTELAGRLAGFPRVGLGAMVEGVLGYVLEKGHSAVDWSTRPLPEPWLRYAALDVELLVDLRDALEKELDRQGKLEWARQEFDAIASAPPAEPRKDPWRRTSGMHKVRRRRQLAVVRELWETRDRIAQRRDVSPGKVLGDGAIVESALALPANVHALAALNGFGHRMGRRQLEQWQAAVDRAKALPDSALPQPGQPVTGPPPPRAWADKDPAAAARLSAARAGVSALAERFNLPQENLITPDTVRRVCWEPPRGADPETVAAALTAYGARPWQVELVTPVLVEALAAQAA, from the coding sequence GTGACCGACGCCCAAGAGACCGCAGCAGACAGCTCACTGCGAACCGCCGGAGGCGCACCTCCGGACGGCGGATCCTCTGATTCGGGTACCCCGGATCCCGCGCCGGGCCCGGAGCCCACACCCCTGCTCGAACCCCGCGAGGGCATTCCACCGGTGGTCGCCGACGCGGACGCCCTCGCCGAGGTGATCGCCGCCTTCGCGGCCGGCACAGGACCCGTCGCCGTCGACGCCGAGCGCGCCTCCGGCTACCGCTACGGGCAGCGCGCCTACCTGGTGCAGCTGCGCCGCGCCGGTGCCGGGACGGCCCTGATCGACCCCGTCGGCTGCCCCGACCTCTCCGGACTCGGCGCCGCCCTCGACGGCGTCGAATGGGTGCTGCACGCCGCCACCCAGGACCTGCCGTGTCTGCGCGAGATAGGCATGGTGCCCACCCGTCTGTTCGACACCGAGCTGGCCGGACGGCTCGCCGGGTTCCCGCGGGTCGGTCTCGGCGCGATGGTCGAGGGCGTCCTCGGCTATGTGCTGGAGAAGGGCCACTCCGCCGTCGACTGGTCGACCCGTCCGCTGCCCGAGCCGTGGCTGCGGTACGCGGCGCTCGACGTGGAGCTGCTGGTCGACCTGCGGGACGCGCTGGAGAAGGAGCTGGACCGGCAGGGGAAGCTGGAGTGGGCCAGGCAGGAGTTCGACGCGATCGCGTCGGCGCCGCCCGCCGAGCCGCGCAAGGACCCCTGGCGCCGTACCTCCGGCATGCACAAGGTGCGGCGCAGGCGGCAGCTGGCCGTGGTGCGCGAGCTGTGGGAGACCCGGGACCGGATCGCGCAGCGGCGCGACGTGTCGCCCGGCAAGGTGCTGGGGGACGGCGCCATCGTGGAGTCCGCGCTCGCGCTGCCCGCCAACGTCCACGCGCTGGCCGCGCTGAACGGCTTCGGGCACCGGATGGGACGGCGTCAGCTGGAGCAGTGGCAGGCCGCGGTGGACCGCGCGAAGGCGCTGCCGGACAGCGCGCTGCCGCAGCCGGGGCAGCCGGTGACGGGCCCGCCGCCGCCGCGCGCCTGGGCAGACAAGGACCCGGCGGCCGCGGCCCGGCTGTCGGCCGCGCGGGCCGGGGTGTCCGCGCTGGCCGAACGGTTCAATCTGCCGCAGGAGAACCTCATCACGCCGGACACCGTGCGACGGGTGTGCTGGGAGCCGCCGCGCGGGGCGGACCCGGAGACGGTCGCGGCGGCGCTCACCGCCTACGGGGCCAGGCCCTGGCAGGTGGAGCTGGTGACGCCGGTCCTGGTGGAGGCGCTGGCGGCCCAGGCCGCCTGA
- a CDS encoding response regulator transcription factor yields MSVLLEQPASLVAYRPNKPTAMVVVADPRVRSTVTRHLWALGVRDVIEASSVAEARPRIGNPRDICVADVHLPDGSGLTLLSETRAAGWPNGLALSAADDIGAVRNALAGGVKGYVVTGTRTNVGLPTRPGAAPIGAGPRMHRRPPGAPSHPGGYRELSGREVEVLRLVAEGQSNKAIGVSMGLSALTVKSHLARIARKLGTGDRAGMVAVALRTGIIH; encoded by the coding sequence GTGTCCGTTCTCCTCGAGCAGCCCGCAAGCCTGGTCGCCTACCGCCCGAACAAGCCCACCGCCATGGTGGTCGTGGCCGACCCCCGCGTCCGTTCCACCGTCACCCGCCACCTGTGGGCGCTCGGTGTGCGCGACGTCATCGAGGCCTCGTCCGTCGCGGAGGCTCGTCCCCGCATCGGCAACCCCCGCGACATCTGTGTCGCCGACGTCCACCTGCCCGACGGCTCCGGCCTGACGCTCCTGTCGGAGACCCGCGCCGCCGGCTGGCCCAACGGCCTCGCACTGTCCGCCGCCGACGACATCGGCGCCGTCCGCAACGCCCTCGCCGGGGGCGTCAAGGGATACGTCGTCACCGGCACCCGCACCAACGTCGGGCTCCCCACCCGGCCCGGGGCCGCGCCCATCGGCGCCGGTCCCCGGATGCACCGCCGCCCCCCGGGTGCTCCGAGCCACCCGGGCGGCTACCGCGAGCTCTCCGGCCGTGAGGTCGAGGTGCTGCGCCTGGTCGCCGAGGGCCAGTCGAACAAGGCCATCGGCGTCTCGATGGGCCTGTCCGCGCTGACCGTCAAGAGCCACCTCGCCCGCATCGCGCGCAAGCTCGGCACGGGCGACCGCGCCGGCATGGTCGCGGTGGCGCTGCGCACCGGCATCATCCACTGA